One stretch of Streptomyces sp. A2-16 DNA includes these proteins:
- a CDS encoding STAS domain-containing protein, with product MPLPQLHVYRHDHADRTLITLAGEIDLATAPLVRAALDACARDGIRTVDVDLTAVTFCDAFGLNVFLAAFQHSTHARRVLQLHYPPPVMVRVIEITGSGFLLHEPHVVRSPRSGVRAAVGEAP from the coding sequence ATGCCCCTACCTCAGCTGCATGTCTACCGGCACGACCATGCCGACCGCACCCTGATCACCCTCGCGGGAGAGATCGACCTGGCCACCGCCCCGCTCGTGCGCGCCGCGCTGGACGCATGCGCGCGCGACGGCATCCGCACCGTCGACGTCGACCTCACGGCGGTCACCTTCTGCGACGCTTTCGGGCTCAACGTCTTCCTCGCGGCGTTCCAGCACTCCACCCATGCCCGAAGGGTCCTCCAGCTGCACTATCCGCCGCCGGTCATGGTCCGTGTCATCGAGATCACCGGCTCCGGCTTCCTGCTCCACGAACCGCACGTCGTCAGGTCACCACGCAGTGGGGTCCGCGCCGCGGTGGGCGAGGCGCCGTGA